A portion of the Cryptomeria japonica chromosome 5, Sugi_1.0, whole genome shotgun sequence genome contains these proteins:
- the LOC131052681 gene encoding probable LRR receptor-like serine/threonine-protein kinase At3g47570, whose amino-acid sequence MAVYIYPSLSYSIQLFAFLSTLPRSSLVSTMATLLLLLLMYSTLLISVLPHSLNNLPHHHHQQQLLLQFKAVVSKDGNALPDWTPLHSFCNWTGVICHSSTHSVRAISLTQMSLDGTISPVLGNLSSLRSLDLSVNNLTGTIPPQLGQLPNLWILWLNNNQLQGTIPPTLSACRSLYSLDLSFNQLHGSIPPELSLLTSLKLLVLGANSLTGIITPSFKNLSSIVELDLGENELHGPIPPELGMLTRLQILHLQNNNISGTMPSSLTNLSEVNEIALSRNRLRGHIPWEIGTKLSNLVFLSLWRNQLSGTIPNSLGNCSRLQVLYLNENQLSGRVPMELGKLNLLIYLHLHTNQLVSDSTNTLAFLTALTNCSHLQRLDASHNQFTSILPPSIGQLSSNLNSLGLQFNMIGGSIPQQIVNLTNLTLLNLGDNLFSGNIPSGIKRFCVLERLYLSRNKLGGSIPSEIGQMQHLGLLDLSHNQLSGKIPDSLCSSQQLRRLFLALLLWRNVRSWSSLTYLTIRSLPQEMSKIVMAQAIDISGNQLTGVIPYSLGDCIAIEYLNLSHNAFEGTIPDSLSKLKNLQEMDLSFNNLSGQIPEAGLFPNRSVVTLFMGNPGLCGPKNYSLPPCPNLTQGKHSQLKKIVLSIVGTIGFVSCCFIIVILWRHKLSRRLVLPSSFLFQGLGYPKFSYQDLVIATSGFDESNLLGVGNFGSVYKGILRDGKIIAIKSLNLVNEEALKSFKRECKILGRIRHRNLIRIVSAFSYPELKGLVLEFACNGSLVKHLHPDRDVEGFCKLRLSECLSIAIDVAHGMEYLHHDCPLQIVHCDLKPSNVLLDANMTALVTDFGISRLTSTNSIDSLSTTTFAVKGSIGYIAPEYGLGGNVSIKGDVYSYGILILEMVTRKEPSDEMFVADLSLHKWVRSAFPNRLADVVNSELLRDVNENMEDDKCLISFIHVGLLCSSESPRERPSMRDVAKALESLKTSLMGDAAPSNLTATISEILEKNNPTGTLSSDSSTF is encoded by the exons ATGGCAGTGTATATTTATCCTTCCCTATCCTATTCTATTCAATTGTTTGCTTTCTTGTCTACCCTTCCTCGCAGTAGTCTAGTGTCTACCATGGCTACTCTTTTGTTGTTACTTTTAATGTATTCCACACTTTTAATCTCCGTTCTTCCTCATTCTCTCAAtaatctccctcatcatcatcatcaacaacaattgcTCTTGCAATTCAAAGCCGTCGTTTCCAAAGATGGCAATGCTCTGCCCGACTGGACTCCACTTCATTCCTTCTGCAACTGGACTGGTGTTATTTGTCACTCATCGACCCACTCTGTCCGTGCCATCAGTTTAACCCAAATGAGTTTAGATGGCACCATTTCTCCTGTGCTGGGGAACCTCTCCTCTCTTCGATCCCTTGATCTCTCTGTCAATAACCTCACTGGTACCATTCCTCCCCAACTCGGTCAACTCCCAAATTTATGGATACTCTGGCTGAACAACAATCAATTACAAGGAACCATTCCGCCCACTCTCTCTGCATGCCGCAGCTTGTATTCTCTGGATCTCTCCTTTAACCAACTCCATGGCAGCATTCCACCTGAGCTGAGTCTTCTCACAAGCTTGAAGCTCCTCGTTTTGGGCGCAAACAGTCTCACAGGTATCATTACGCCCTCTTTCAAAAATCTGTCTTCCATAGTTGAGTTGGATTTGGGCGAAAATGAGCTCCATGGCCCAATTCCTCCTGAATTGGGCATGCTCACTCGCCTACAGATTCTTCACCTTCAAAATAATAACATATCAGGCACCATGCCCAGCTCTTTAACAAATCTCTCAGAAGTGAATGAAATAGCTCTATCTAGAAACCGGCTAAGGGGACATATTCCATGGGAAATTGGTACCAAACTCTCCAATTTGGTATTCCTTAGTTTATGGAGAAATCAGCTTAGTGGAACCATACCAAACTCCCTTGGAAATTGTTCCCGTCTCCAAGTACTTTATTTAAATGAAAACCAACTCAGTGGAAGGGTTCCAATGGAGCTGGGTAAGTTGAACCTTCTTATCTACCTTCACCTACACACGAATCAACTTGTTAGTGACAGCACTAACACATTGGCCTTTCTCACTGCTCTCACAAATTGCTCCCACCTGCAAAGATTAGATGCGTCACATAATCAATTCACAAGTATATTGCCCCCATCCATAGGCCAACTATCCTCCAATCTCAATTCTTTGGGTTTACAATTCAACATGATAGGTGGAAGCATACCACAACAGATTGTCAATCTAACGAACTTAACCCTCTTAAATTTAGGCGATAATCTTTTCAGCGGCAATATTCCATCTGGAATTAAGAGATTCTGTGTGTTGGAAAGATTGTATTTGTCTAGGAACAAATTAGGAGGAAGCATTCCAAGTGAGATAGGTCAAATGCAACATCTCGGACTCTTAGATCTTAGTCACAACCAGTTATCTGGAAAAATTCCAGATTCTCTCTGTAGCTCCCAGCAGCTAAGACGCCTTTTTCTTGCCCTGTTACTTTGGAGGAATGTCAGAAGTTGGAGCTCCTTGACTTATCTTACAATAA GGTCGTTGCCACAGGAGATGAGTAAAATTGTAATGGCTCAAGCCATAGATATATCTGGAAACCAACTTACTGGGGTCATTCCATATTCTCTAGGAGACTGCATAGCAATAGAGTATCTAAATCTGTCCCACAACGCCTTTGAAGGTACAATACCAGATTCCCTCTCCAAATTAAAGAATCTCCAAGAAATGGATCTTTCTTTCAATAATTTGTCGGGGCAGATTCCAGAAGCAGGGTTGTTTCCAAATAGAAGTGTTGTAACATTGTTTATGGGGAACCCTGGCCTATGTGGCCCAAAAAACTATTCATTGCCTCCATGCCCAAATCTAACCCAGGGAAAACATTCCCAGCTCAAAAAAATAGTCTTATCAATTGTTGGAACCATTGGATTTGTATCATGCTGCTTCATTATAGTAATTCTATGGAGGCATAAACTTTCAAGGCGACTAGTCCTTCCCTCAAGCTTTCTTTTTCAAGGGCTTGGCTATCCAAAATTTTCTTATCAAGATCTTGTCATTGCAACGTCTGGATTTGATGAGTCAAACTTGCTTGGGGTAGGTAACTTTGGATCTGTCTACAAAGGCATCTTGAGGGATGGCAAGATAATTGCCATCAAGAGTCTTAATTTGGTAAATGAAGAAGCCCTCAAGAGCTTTAAGAGAGAGTGCAAAATATTAGGGAGGATTCGGCACCGTAACCTCATCAGAATCGTAAGTGCATTTTCCTACCCTGAGCTAAAAGGTTTGGTTCTTGAATTTGCATGTAATGGGAGCTTGGTAAAGCATTTGCATCCTGACAGGGATGTTGAAGGCTTTTGTAAATTGAGATTGAGCGAGTGTTTGAGCATTGCTATAGATGTAGCACATGGCATGGAATATCTACATCATGATTGTCCTCTACAAATTGTGCACTGTGATTTAAAACCTAGTAATGTGCTCTTGGATGCCAACATGACAGCCCTTGTCACTGATTTTGGTATATCCCGATTAACTAGTACAAATTCCATAGATTCACTCAGTACAACAACATTTGCAGTCAAAGGATCCATTGGATATATTGCTCCAG AATATGGATTGGGTGGGAATGTTTCTATAAAGGGAGACGTTTATAGTTACGGAATTCTGATATTAGAGATGGTTACAAGAAAGGAGCCAAGTGATGAAATGTTTGTTGCAGACTTGAGCTTGCATAAGTGGGTGAGATCAGCTTTTCCAAACAGACTGGCAGATGTTGTTAATAGCGAGCTATTGAGAGATGTGAATGAAAACATGGAAGACGATAAATGTCTTATTTCTTTCATTCATGTTGGTTTGCTTTGTAGTAGTGAATCACCAAGAGAACGACCTTCCATGAGAGATGTAGCCAAAGCCTTGGAGAGCCTGAAGACGTCTTTGATGGGAGATGCAGCTCCTTCCAATTTAACAGCTACCATATCAGAAATCCTGGAAAAGAACAATCCCACAGGAACATTGTCATCTGACAGTTCTACATTTTAG